The DNA region GTCACTACACGAATACATTCAAAACACCTTCTCCATGGATTCAGTTATTATGTCTTAATAGTACAGAGCAGTAGCCTTGAGTTGTAACAATTGTGCTTCAATTCTGGTCTATGCCATCCCTGCACTAGTGGCAGTCCTAATAATCTGAAATAGAGCTGTAAGCAAAACAAAAAGATTTTAGAGATCGTTAAACAAAATCagtagaaataataaaatcagagaaCTCTACGAACTGTTTGAGTGGATTCACACAGATGACAAAAGGAAAAATGGCAAGGTAAATTGAGTTTTGCACTCATTTGAAGATTATAATAAAAACAAGTAGGAAAGCTCAATGATCCCTTGAAAGAAGAGTGAGTTTACTTGGCTAGAAAAACAGGTAAACTccacttcctttttttttcctacCTTGTCACCAAACCAACCCCAAGAGGAAAGACAAGTGAGTCCACAATGGAATCAATCACCGCATGATTGGGATGCATTCTTTTCCAAGGAATTAAAAATGTGTTTACCTAGTCAAAAGGGAAAGAAGCAGGGTAAACTAAAATTATCCCACCATCTTTGTAGTTTCCCTGATCTTGTATAGCACTCAAACTTCTGCTTGTTGATTCTCACTGCTTCAATCCTAGTAGCCAACCTAGATTCTTGACCTGAACTACAGTGGTTTGGGCAACCTCAGCCTCGAGACCTGGGAACAAAAGGCTTAGGCATCTTTTCAAATAAAAGGCTTGCGTGCAGGGTGGCAACTTCTAACAACCTTGCAGCACCACAAACGAACTTGGTCAAGCTGCCTGACGACTTCGTAGCAAAGAGAAGATTTAGGGGGTAAAGACAAGATTTCAGAATCTCGTCTTCGGAAATCATCTTCTTCCACCTGATTTTGGGCAAAAGTCTTTTAGGCCAAAAGAGTTACTGAAGAAAGCTTGCCAATTCACAGTACTTGTGGAGGTAAAAAAAGGAAAGCCCACTTGATCCACCTTGCAGAGAAACAGTTTGTCCTACTTCTATTTCCATTTATGAGAGTAAACACACCCTCAAGGATTAAAGAAAATTCTGGTGTGCTAGACATGATTTCATGTTCCTTGGGTACGCATACAACACAGAAAACTTCACCTATGCTCCTGTGAAATTGTGAAGAGTAGTATGTTTTGTAACTTCCGCAAGATGTCTATGAAATACTATTCATTAACCGATTGTTTGTGCACAGAGCTATTGATTACTCCAAAAGATAGCATGCCTTTAAATGATTGAAATAGGCAAATCTAAGATTGCATTAATGCTCAAGTGATATGAACGTGGTAGGACCAAAAAGCGGAGTTAAAACTATCGTTCTCTATATCCTATTTCAATAAGGAGATGAGGTCAGGATGTCTTACATGATCCTATGACAACAAAGATAAAGAATCCCAGGACGATAGGCCCAACAGGATAATCATTTCCCTTCTTCACTGTTGTCTCAGGTACAGATCCTCTCCTTGCTATATTTTTCTGAAACTTTGCAACCTTCCTGTCAGCAAGGCGTCTTGAAATCGTCTGCAAATGAAGGAATAAAAAGTATCATATATAGAGGAGCTATCCACAATCACCATTCCAGAGGTCTTTAGTGCCATTAAATAGAAATATGGCAGTGAATGCAAATGAAAAGCTAGTCACAAAGAAGAGAAAGATACTGTGCAGTACAAATATGTCTTATTGAATGGCATGTCAAACTCCTCaaaagtaagaaaatttttaattcatCAAAATTTTAAGGATTGGAATTTTATTTCTGAtattgtatattttgtattttgtgaaacaaaaaaaatgaaactgaGAAATTTCCTTAAATTCTCATTTTCTCAAGTCCAAGATAATAATTCATATCAGAATTCCTTTCCAACAGGAATTAATAACAAACAAGCTGTTATAGAAGTGAATTTTAAGAATTAAGGTATCAATTCTTGGTTGAATCTTGGACAAATAGGAAATGGATTTTATCCctctttaatattattaattagtaATTTTGCAATTTTGTTTTAGGAATGCAAATTAGGCTGTGAAGTAATGTAGGCAGTAGAACTACAGGAAAACAGGGTTGATTTAGTAATCAGGCACATTTAAGAATTAGAAAACCCCATGTTTTTTTGGGAGTTACTCGTCTTAGGTTTTGTTTTATCATTATAAAACTGGTTTCATGGCACCTATGGGATCCTAGTCCCCTTTTTTTGAGAGTTACTCATCTTAGGTTTTAGTAAATATAAGCACATTGTCCAAAACAGAAGTAAAATGGGATTAGAGAATCCAAACACAAAACTGAAACCTAATGATAAACTTTTACAGCTAATGGCTGGatacaagaaagaaaaggagTAGAAATAAAAGCAATTATGGCTCTTCCTTCCACCAAACATTAAAAATAGGAATTTACTTTTCCTTCAGTTTTTTTAATCCAACATCAATTCCTAACCAacataattaaaagaattttacattAAGCAGTACAGTGCACAACACTAAGATACCTTGTGTTGTCCCATGCATATAGGGAGCAATAACACACAAGCTTTCTATTGTTTTTCCATTATTTTCCCTAATCCAATATCAattctaagatttttttttttattttgtcctCTACGTATAGGGAGCAATAACACAtacgttttctattttttttccccattatttcccttatttatttattctatgGTTTCGATGGATGATCTAAGAAACTTAATGTTATGATGCTATCAATGGAGATCCATTGGGTTGTACCTTCTAGTCTTCTACTATGAATCATTTTGAATAATTCAATGCCATATTTGTACGAATGAATAATCAACACCATAATCAACTACAGGAAACAGCTCCGagcaataataattttaaaaaagttgCGTTCAGTGAAAAAAATTGGATTTTCTACCTTCTAATCTACCGGATCGAACATTAAGTTATGCGTTTAGGAGTGACAG from Zingiber officinale cultivar Zhangliang chromosome 4B, Zo_v1.1, whole genome shotgun sequence includes:
- the LOC121977053 gene encoding stress-associated endoplasmic reticulum protein 2-like, producing the protein MTISRRLADRKVAKFQKNIARRGSVPETTVKKGNDYPVGPIVLGFFIFVVIGSSLFQIIRTATSAGMA